The following proteins come from a genomic window of Coffea arabica cultivar ET-39 chromosome 11c, Coffea Arabica ET-39 HiFi, whole genome shotgun sequence:
- the LOC113717103 gene encoding probable LRR receptor-like serine/threonine-protein kinase At3g47570, whose translation MNNEGLSGDLRLSVPPCQSNSIRRSSKRKVLLLVISLSGMAAILIIAIGALLNLKWLKKPKSSGGTELMLAAKYERFSYYDLLHSTDNYNESNLPGEGSYCSVYKGILSDGTVVAIKVFNLLVEGSLKSFVRECEVLKSLCHRNLTKVLGSCCNLDFKALVLKYMPNGNLEKCSYSHNHFLDMFQRINIMIDVAYAFEYLHYGYDTPVVHCDLKPSNILLDEDMAAHVSDFGITKMFGEGESILHTNTLATLGYIAPEYGSEGIVSTRIDVYSFGIVLMEVFSRMRPSDEMFLGDLSLKSWIEDSLPDALQVVDANLIRPEDEHFTHKLKCVLLIMNLALNCCRESPRERMNMKDVLAELLKIKNQFQFLMIHTVRS comes from the exons ATGAACAATGAAGGACTCTCTGGTGACCTAAGGCTTAGTGTTCCACCATGTCAGAGTAATTCAATTAGAAGATCGAGCAAAAGAAAGGTGCTTCTACTTGTCATTAGTCTGTCAGGGATGGCAGCAATACTGATAATAGCAATTGGAGCATTATTGAATCTAAAGTGGCTAAAGAAACCAAAGAGTTCTGGTGGAACAGAGTTGATGTTAGCGGCAAAATATGAAAGATTTTCATACTATGACCTTTTGCACTCAACCGATAACTACAATGAAAGCAATTTGCCTGGAGAAGGGAGCTATTGTTCTGTTTACAAAGGGATCCTAAGTGATGGCACTGTTGTGGCTATCAAGGTATTCAACTTGCTAGTGGAAGGTTCATTAAAAAGTTTTGTTAGAGAATGTGAGGTTCTAAAGAGTTTATGCCATCGAAATCTTACAAAAGTGCTCGGCAGCTGCTGTAACCTTGATTTTAAAGCCTTGGTACTCAAATACATGCCCAATGGGAATCTTGAGAAGTGTTCGTACTCTCACAACCATTTTTTAGATATGTTCCAAAGAATAAACATAATGATTGACGTTGCTTATGCATTCGAATATCTCCATTATGGTTATGATACTCCTGTGGTACATTGTGACTTGAAACCCAGTAATATCTTGCTTGATGAAGATATGGCTGCCCATGTAAGTGACTTTGGTATAACAAAAATGTTTGGTGAAGGAGAAAGTATTTTGCATACCAACACCCTTGCAACACTGGGATACATTGCGCCAG AGTATGGATCAGAGGGGATAGTTTCGACAAGAATTGATGTATACAGCTTTGGAATAGTTTTGATGGAAGTTTTTTCAAGGATGAGGCCTAGTGATGAAATGTTTTTGGGAGATTTAAGCCTTAAAAGTTGGATAGAAGATTCTCTTCCTGATGCACTTCAGGTCGTTGATGCAAACTTAATAAGGCCAGAGGATGAGCATTTCACTCACAAGCTGAAGTGTGTTTTATTGATCATGAATTTGGCTTTGAACTGCTGTAGAGAATCTCCAAGAGAACGGATGAACATGAAAGATGTTTTAGCAGAACTACTAAAGATCAAGAACCAATTTCAATTTCTGATGATA CATACCGTTAGGTCTTGA
- the LOC113717104 gene encoding uncharacterized protein — protein sequence MVITKTKEQIFGFIRDKCQKTILNWRNTQLSQAGKEVLLKAVTMAMPTYAMSCFKLPVRLCKDINSLMARFWWGEEKGKTKMHWVSWKKMTTEKKAGGLGFKDLQSFNKALLGKQIWRLLTCPNLLLSKVLRARYYPKTTLLSCEVKGNASWIWKSLMSAREEVQRGARKQIGNGKSTRIWEDAWMLEGKGGKIESTKPPGCKVTKVSELISSFRWKSALIFRLFSSQEAGHILKTPISLTGRPDCYFWTHSKNETYTIRKARMIWKMAPLQWDGLHEFTNDFRKWWSILMEVKARKEGREHITLIVDILWQIWKARNAVEFEDKERHPMKVITKAVMEWEEYLKSQQAEQQVSISETDTANAQEEIVGEDANTLIICVHVGQHFEGQNMGIGIMAENSMHHICAVWMMKERSMGSPVLDNLVAIQLALCKLKERGCRNIKLQTPSNQVSKLINCQVPGNMRLAGHVQYIKDLSLMFRTCSFDIQSGNNRMNSLSHKLSKQAMHLHFDEEVFDPQCLSTLL from the exons ATGGTAATCACAAAAACCAAAGAGCAAATCTTTGGCTTCATCAGAGATAAATGCCAAAAAACAATCCTCAACTGGAGGAATACACAGCTAAGTCAAGCAGGGAAAGAGGTTTTGCTTAAAGCAGTAACTATGGCAATGCCAACTTATGCCATGTCGTGTTTTAAACTACCCGTGAGGTTATGCAAAGACATCAACTCTCTCATGGCAAGATTTTGGTGGGGGGAGGAGAAAGGCAAAACGAAAATGCATTGGGTTTCATGGAAGAAAATGACAACTGAGAAAAAAGCTGGTGGACTTGGCTTCAAAGATCTTCAAAGTTTTAATAAAGCTTTGCTAGGCAAACAGATTTGGAGGCTCCTCACATGCCCCAATCTTTTGCTTAGCAAAGTGTTGAGAGCTAGGTACTATCCCAAGACAACACTCTTGAGCTGTGAAGTAAAAGGTAATGCATCATGGATATGGAAGAGTTTGATGAGCGCAAGAGAGGAGGTCCAGCGAGGAGCTAGGAAACAAATtggaaatgggaaaagtacCAGAATTTGGGAAGATGCTTGGATGTTGGAAGGTAAGGGAGGTAAGATTGAATCCACAAAACCCCCTGGTTGCAAGGTCACAAAAGTTAGTGAGCTGATATCTAGCTTTAGGTGGAAATCAGCTCTCATTTTTAGGCTTTTTAGTTCACAAGAAGCAGGCCACATACTCAAAACACCTATAAGCTTGACAGGGAGACCAGATTGTTACTTTTGGACTCATAGCAAAAACGAAACCTACACTATCAG GAAAGCAAGGATGATATGGAAGATGGCTCCATTACAATGGGATGGTCTTCATGAGTTCACAAACGACTTCAGAAAATGGTGGAGTATACTAATGGAAGTTAAAGCTAGGAAAGAAGGAAGGGAACATATAACATTGATAGTTGACATTCTCTGGCAGATTTGGAAAGCCAGGAATGCAGTAGAGTTTGAAGACAAAGAGAGACATCCAATGAAAGTGATTACAAAGGCAGTCATGGAGTGGGAGGAATATCTAAAATCCCAACAGGCTGAACAACAAGTGAGCATCTCAGAAACAGATACAGCAAATGCACAAGAGGAAATAGTGGGCGAAGATGCAAACACATTGATCATTTGTGTACATGTGGGACAGCACTTCGAAGGTCAGAACATGGGAATTGGCATTATGGCAGAAAACAGCATGCACCACATATGTGCAGTGTGGATGATGAAAGAAAGAAGCATGGGATCACCTGTACTGGACAATCTTGTGGCTATACAGTTGGCACTTTGCAAGCTAAAGGAACGAGGCTGCCGCAACATCAAACTTCAGACACCAAGCAATCAGGTTTCCAAGCTTATCAACTGTCAAGTCCCAGGCAACATGCGACTAGCAGGCCACGTACAATACATAAAAGATCTTAGCTTAATGTTTAGGACATGCTCATTTGATATTCAGTCTGGTAATAATAGGATGAATAGCCTCAGTCATAAACTGAGTAAGCAAGCAATGCATTTACATTTTGATGAGGAAGTCTTTGATCCTCAGTGTCTTAGTACACTTTTGTGA